The sequence CATTAAATATCTATAGTAATCGTAACCTTACAGGTTCTGCACTTACTTATATTTCAAGTAATTATAAAATGCAATATAAAGGGACTGAGTTAACAGACTCGGGAAAACCTGTAATTCGAGTTAATATTCAAGGTGCTGAAGGGTATGTTGATCTAAGTAAAGTTGATTTAATTCCAATGCACTATATTGATAAAAAACTTCCAATTTATTTGGGTGGTAATCTTAATGATGACGGTTATCGAAAAGTAGTTTCTCCAGATTATTATTGGGTGAAAAATGGGGAAATATCATTATACTTCTCTCAAACCTACGCTCAAAGTGGAGAACAAGGAATTACGTATGCGCAAGCGCCAACGTGGCTTCCAGAATCTGGAAATCCATACTATTCAGAAGATGGTGTTCATTTCTTTAGCGATAAAGAATTGAAAAAACCAATCATGGATGGTAGTCAACCTGGAGAATTTTATGCGTATTATCAATGGCTTCCAGTTCGTAGTTTTTCAAATATTGGAGCGGATGATCTAAACGAACGCTTACGTTATCTTGATAAAACAGATTCGATCATTTTTGGAAACGAACAAGCGTTTCTTGAAAGTGGTCATCTCTATGGTATGAATCCACTCCTGTTATTTGCGCAAGCAGCACATGAGTCTGCTTATGGAACTTCATGGTTAGCTAAAAACAAATTCAATCTGTTTGGTTGGAATGCGGTTGATTCTGATCCAAGCCAAGCACTGACTTATACAGGGGTGTATAACAGTATTAATAATCATATGGCAAAGCAGTTAAGCTCGTATTTTGATGTTGGGGATTGGCGTAATGCCGGACTGAGTTTTGGGAATAAAGGTTCTGGAATCACCGTTCGTTATGCTTCGGACCCGTTTTATGGTATTAAAGTAGCGGGTATCGCTTATACGACCGATCGTGCAGCGGGATTTAAGGATTATAATGGCTATTCATTAGCCCGCATCAACAATCAAACAAGTACGCCTGTATATAAAGGTGCGAATACACATTCAGGTGTATACTATGCAACAAATTCAGGTTTAAATCATCAAGTTGTACTTGATCTTGGGGATGCATCGGGTTATATGAAAACGTATCTATCAATGCCAGTTGTAAACGGTTCGGTATCCGTTAAGGCTATGCCTGTAGATTTACCTGCAAACTTGGGCTATATTGCAAATAGTGCACGGGTTAAAATTAAATCAAGTGGTATTAAGAAATCGAATGCCCCAAGTACTCGCATTACGGTAGCGGAAACATCGAAGAAATATACTGTAAAACAAGATCTCAACATGCGTAGTGGATGGGGTACATCAAATCGTATCTTAGCTACAATTCCTGCGAAGACAGTTGTTCAAGCATATCCAACTACAAATGGATGGGCGAAAGTTGTCTATAACAATCAAATTGGATATGTGTCACAAGATTATCTCACAACCGAATCGATACCAACCGCTCCTAAAACAGGTTGGGTTAAAGATGGCGCGAAATGGCTCTATTATGAAAACAATGCAGCCGTAAAAGGGTGGAAGAAAATCAGTGGAAGTTATTATCTCTTTAATAACAGCACTGGAGTGATGTATTCGAATACATGGACTAAAGATGCACAAGGGCGTTGGAGTTACCTTGGTGCAGATGGTAAAGCGTTAATGAATGAATGGTTTAAATCCTCAGGTAAATGGTATTATGCTGGTAATGATGGCAAAATGCTCCGTTCAGGTCTTCATCTTGTAAAAGGATCATGGTATGAATTTGGTTCTGATGCAGATATGAAAGCAAATAAATGGATTAAAAATTCTAAGGGGAAATGGCATTATCTCAATTCAGGTGGTGCTGCCGTTAAAAATGCATGGGTTAAAGTCAGCGGTAAATGGTATTACGCTGATGCAAACAGTGAAATGATTACAGGCTGGAAGAAAATTAACGGAAGTTGGTATGTCTTTGACTCAAGTACCGCAATGCTTTCGAATCAATGGTATAAAAATGCAAGTGGTTCTTGGTCCTATGTATCGGATTCTGGTGCTGCATTAACCAGTCAATGGAAGAAATCAGGTGGTAAATGGTACTACTTCCTAAGTCATGGTGGAACTGCACGTGGCGTTCACCGCATTGGTGGTTCAAGTTATGCTTTCGGAACTGATTCTGTAATGCATGCCAATCAGTGGGTAAAGCTGAACCAAAAATGGTATTATGCTACAGGGTCTGGAGCACTTCAAAAAGGATGGATTAAGTTGGGTGGTTCTTGGTATTATTTAAACCCTTCTGACTGTGTTATGGTTTCAGATAAAACAATGACCATAAATGGCACACGTTATCGTTTTGATCGTTCAGGTCGCATGCTTTAGAAATAAAAAAACCATAGTCACTTTTGGGAACTGACCTAGTTCCTTGGGACTAAAGAAAAAACCAAGTTAGGATGAAGTTAACCGATAATTTACGGGAGATTGATATCCTAGCTTTTCTTGTATTCGATTTTCATTGTAATATTTTAAATAGTTTATCACAGTTTGTGATACAATTTCAGTAGAACCCTTTAGGTCTGGGTTTAATTCGAATGTTTCACACTTTAGCGAGGCATGAAACGATTCGATAGGAGCATTATCAGCGGGTGTACCCTTACGGGACATACTCATGGTAATGCTTTTATTTTTTACTTTGAGTTGATACTCTTTTGATGTATAGACACTCCCTTGATCAGAATGAAGAATACATGGCTGAACGATATCCGGAAGTTGATTTAATGTATCAACCACACATTCTAGGTTTTGTCTGTCACTCAATGTAGACGCAATAATCTCACCATTATATAAATCCATGATCGTAGATAAATAGAGCATCTTATGGCCATAAGGGATGTAAGTGATATCTGTCACCAATTTCTCTAGAGGACGTAGTGATTTAAAGTCGCGATTAATGATATTGGGCATAATGATCTTCGGATTTTTGTTTTTTCTATACCGTTTGACCTTAACACGGCATTGACATTGGTGTTTCTGCATTATCTTTTGAAC is a genomic window of Erysipelothrix amsterdamensis containing:
- a CDS encoding glucosaminidase domain-containing protein; protein product: MERKRFLALFLTLVMLVTSVTYNTLAFDEPDASLSTDVSQEVDLNHKIEFEKEEEAEVIEEPSKLELEVPEVEAEVPSKASPNILKAVSSLCVQNGWIQKGTAWFYCENGNPIKNWKEIGGYWYFFKPDGEMKSQAWHQSGDDWYYFSKSGSAVKNDWAEIGGIWYLFDSKSVMLKNQWTQSGGYSYYLDSDGKAAKSQWKKVGDVSYYFDSSSHLIRETSATHTYSVKKIMDDGSIATGKPNFESNNLNDAINKMNQLGSGYVVTSMAGLSHLGIVAMSSGYAHSLPNRKGEIKDLASSETLNIYSNRNLTGSALTYISSNYKMQYKGTELTDSGKPVIRVNIQGAEGYVDLSKVDLIPMHYIDKKLPIYLGGNLNDDGYRKVVSPDYYWVKNGEISLYFSQTYAQSGEQGITYAQAPTWLPESGNPYYSEDGVHFFSDKELKKPIMDGSQPGEFYAYYQWLPVRSFSNIGADDLNERLRYLDKTDSIIFGNEQAFLESGHLYGMNPLLLFAQAAHESAYGTSWLAKNKFNLFGWNAVDSDPSQALTYTGVYNSINNHMAKQLSSYFDVGDWRNAGLSFGNKGSGITVRYASDPFYGIKVAGIAYTTDRAAGFKDYNGYSLARINNQTSTPVYKGANTHSGVYYATNSGLNHQVVLDLGDASGYMKTYLSMPVVNGSVSVKAMPVDLPANLGYIANSARVKIKSSGIKKSNAPSTRITVAETSKKYTVKQDLNMRSGWGTSNRILATIPAKTVVQAYPTTNGWAKVVYNNQIGYVSQDYLTTESIPTAPKTGWVKDGAKWLYYENNAAVKGWKKISGSYYLFNNSTGVMYSNTWTKDAQGRWSYLGADGKALMNEWFKSSGKWYYAGNDGKMLRSGLHLVKGSWYEFGSDADMKANKWIKNSKGKWHYLNSGGAAVKNAWVKVSGKWYYADANSEMITGWKKINGSWYVFDSSTAMLSNQWYKNASGSWSYVSDSGAALTSQWKKSGGKWYYFLSHGGTARGVHRIGGSSYAFGTDSVMHANQWVKLNQKWYYATGSGALQKGWIKLGGSWYYLNPSDCVMVSDKTMTINGTRYRFDRSGRML
- a CDS encoding IS3-like element ISErh1 family transposase (programmed frameshift), with the translated sequence MGTRTMHSYETKMKVIEMKLAGYSSRFIQTELGIKNVTQVKTWWRWYRNGEHYRFSQPVGKQYTFGKGPEGDTVEETQRLRIKSLEQQIELFKKVFGKRKDVVPEIIIKLVEEYRNTVSIKDILNLFGVPKSTYYRWTKKEQLESNNYSVNEALVIELCKENKFRYGYRKITALIRKERIINKNTVQKIMQKHQCQCRVKVKRYRKNKNPKIIMPNIINRDFKSLRPLEKLVTDITYIPYGHKMLYLSTIMDLYNGEIIASTLSDRQNLECVVDTLNQLPDIVQPCILHSDQGSVYTSKEYQLKVKNKSITMSMSRKGTPADNAPIESFHASLKCETFELNPDLKGSTEIVSQTVINYLKYYNENRIQEKLGYQSPVNYRLTSS